One genomic region from Terasakiella sp. SH-1 encodes:
- a CDS encoding RsmB/NOP family class I SAM-dependent RNA methyltransferase, producing MSDEQQKSAYGLGRAARLNLAHEILNELAETGRPLDRILSGRFRHLQDQLERRDRRDLETRVRSVLLHYRRLLWWLKQVKLAPNMRTMLLADMILNAKADIDQLQKLCTGAHNRMDMMRKEEIAALKGLIGKEINAPDMSEAIQCECPDWAEAGFKQAFGDKFGDEMTALNSKATSDFRINTLHGDVQTVQDSLAAQGFKTEPCALSPIGLRQTESGGPILSETEAFRQGWIEVQDEGSQLVALMVGAKKGMQVADFCAGAGGKTLALAADMENGGHLVACDVHSKRLQRAKTRLKRAGIVNAQRIVLENTYDKWVKKSKGKFDRVLIDAPCSGTGTWRRNPDSKWSKDENDLKELIALQADILKSANRLVKSGGRLVYATCSLLPEENEQQIDAFLKEYPHFKRLNAKTVWEERIPAPYPGQSEDFLRLTPHQHGCDGFFACMLERD from the coding sequence ATGAGCGACGAACAACAAAAGTCCGCCTACGGCCTTGGCCGTGCGGCCCGATTGAATTTGGCTCATGAAATCTTGAATGAACTGGCTGAAACAGGTCGTCCCTTAGACCGCATTTTATCAGGGCGTTTTCGCCATCTTCAAGATCAGCTTGAACGCCGGGATCGCCGGGACCTGGAAACCCGTGTCAGGTCCGTGCTTCTTCATTATCGCCGTTTATTGTGGTGGTTAAAACAGGTCAAACTGGCCCCTAATATGCGCACCATGCTTTTGGCCGATATGATCCTTAATGCCAAAGCCGATATTGATCAGCTGCAAAAGCTCTGCACCGGGGCACATAACCGTATGGATATGATGCGCAAAGAAGAAATTGCCGCCCTAAAAGGCTTGATTGGCAAGGAAATCAACGCCCCGGATATGAGTGAGGCCATCCAGTGTGAATGCCCGGACTGGGCCGAAGCTGGTTTCAAACAAGCCTTTGGCGATAAGTTTGGTGACGAAATGACTGCTCTCAACAGCAAAGCCACCAGTGATTTTCGCATCAACACCCTGCACGGCGATGTGCAAACCGTACAAGACAGCTTGGCGGCACAAGGGTTTAAGACAGAACCCTGCGCCCTGTCCCCCATTGGCCTGCGCCAAACAGAAAGCGGCGGACCGATCCTCTCAGAAACCGAAGCCTTTCGCCAAGGCTGGATTGAAGTTCAGGACGAAGGCTCCCAACTTGTGGCCTTGATGGTTGGGGCCAAGAAAGGCATGCAAGTGGCTGATTTCTGTGCCGGGGCAGGTGGAAAAACACTGGCCTTGGCCGCAGATATGGAAAATGGCGGCCATCTGGTTGCCTGTGATGTGCACAGTAAGCGTCTACAACGTGCCAAAACCCGCCTGAAACGTGCTGGCATCGTCAATGCCCAGCGCATTGTGCTGGAAAACACTTATGATAAATGGGTGAAAAAAAGCAAAGGTAAGTTTGACCGGGTGCTTATTGATGCACCGTGCAGTGGCACGGGAACATGGCGTCGTAACCCGGATTCCAAATGGTCCAAAGATGAAAATGACCTCAAGGAACTGATTGCCCTGCAAGCTGATATTTTAAAAAGTGCGAACCGTCTGGTGAAAAGCGGTGGTCGGCTGGTTTATGCCACCTGTTCCTTGCTTCCTGAAGAAAATGAACAGCAGATTGACGCTTTCTTAAAAGAGTACCCTCACTTCAAGCGCCTAAATGCCAAAACGGTCTGGGAAGAACGCATCCCTGCCCCTTACCCCGGCCAAAGCGAGGACTTCCTGCGCCTGACCCCGCATCAGCACGGCTGTGACGGCTTTTTTGCCTGTATGTTAGAACGGGACTAG
- a CDS encoding DUF3422 domain-containing protein: MTHLGQEHPLRDMLVREIHARPYIPLNVPERISHIAVMSGENGVERERAHLALLCEKYDVPPPPQKATHFIGDLGPFRIRWERHTEFSTYSFFREEECEEPFLHPVIELVSQDWLKKMPGQVINAVHLELEHKNAPGRKPAEISRYFAGNSYIGCEVAGGAAQMWTDLRVHEDRFSRILMRDISMTDRQAGRTVQRVLEISTYRFMALLGLPLAREASPHVRRIDEDVAKIASRMAHKSGEYKDGDLLEELSMLAAQIEEISAKNSYRFGATKAYYALVQQRLHDLREERMEGLPTLSETLERRMAPAMKTCDYTATRQDFLSRRVTRVASLLRARVEVELEKQNQEVLETMNKRAGLQLRLQETVEGLSVVAISYYLIGLLGYGLKGIKALGVPINPDLATGVAVPVVAFLLWTGLRKAKKVLLKSYED; this comes from the coding sequence ATGACGCACCTGGGGCAGGAACATCCATTACGTGACATGTTGGTCCGTGAAATTCACGCACGTCCATATATTCCGTTAAATGTGCCTGAACGGATTTCCCATATTGCGGTGATGAGTGGGGAAAACGGGGTTGAGCGTGAACGTGCCCATTTGGCCTTGTTATGTGAGAAATATGATGTGCCACCCCCACCGCAAAAGGCGACCCATTTTATTGGTGATCTTGGCCCGTTTCGCATTCGTTGGGAGCGTCATACGGAATTTTCCACTTACAGCTTTTTTCGTGAAGAAGAATGTGAAGAGCCTTTCTTGCATCCGGTTATTGAACTGGTTTCCCAAGACTGGTTGAAGAAAATGCCCGGTCAGGTGATTAATGCGGTGCATCTGGAGCTTGAACACAAGAATGCGCCGGGCAGGAAACCCGCTGAAATATCGCGTTATTTTGCGGGCAACAGCTACATCGGTTGCGAGGTCGCAGGTGGGGCAGCACAAATGTGGACAGATCTGCGTGTGCATGAGGACCGTTTTAGCCGCATTCTCATGCGAGATATTTCCATGACGGACCGTCAGGCCGGACGTACGGTTCAGCGGGTGTTGGAAATATCGACCTATCGCTTTATGGCCTTGTTGGGGTTGCCGTTGGCCCGTGAAGCCAGCCCGCATGTTCGCCGCATTGACGAAGATGTTGCCAAAATTGCTTCTCGCATGGCCCATAAAAGTGGGGAATATAAAGATGGGGACTTGTTGGAAGAACTCTCCATGCTGGCTGCACAAATTGAAGAGATTTCTGCAAAGAACAGTTATCGTTTTGGCGCGACAAAAGCCTATTATGCCCTTGTTCAGCAACGGCTGCATGACCTGCGTGAAGAACGTATGGAAGGCTTGCCCACCTTATCTGAGACACTGGAACGGCGCATGGCTCCGGCGATGAAAACCTGTGATTATACTGCCACCCGTCAGGATTTTTTGTCGCGCCGTGTCACCCGTGTCGCCAGCTTGTTGCGTGCACGTGTGGAAGTGGAACTGGAAAAGCAAAATCAGGAAGTGCTGGAAACCATGAACAAGCGTGCTGGCCTGCAATTGCGCTTACAGGAAACTGTGGAAGGTTTGTCAGTAGTGGCAATCAGTTATTACCTGATTGGCTTGTTGGGCTATGGGCTTAAGGGCATCAAGGCGTTAGGTGTGCCGATCAATCCTGATTTGGCGACAGGGGTTGCTGTGCCTGTTGTGGCCTTCCTGTTATGGACAGGGTTGCGCAAGGCCAAGAAAGTATTGCTCAAATCGTATGAGGATTAG